In a single window of the Roseiconus lacunae genome:
- a CDS encoding ABC transporter ATP-binding protein has protein sequence MIELKDVRIVAGEFRLDHLSMQIPAGTYAVLMGRTGRGKTTILEAICGLRKVAAGQILMDGQDMTGWPPGDREVGYVPQDLALFPTLNVAEHLSFALRLRKWPKSRINDRIEEMADLLGIDHLLRRRVTHLSGGESQRVALGRALSFRPSILLLDEPLSALDDATRKDIQSLLARLKKTVTILHVTHNRDEAEALGDVRYQLHRGELSTRPINS, from the coding sequence ATGATCGAGCTGAAAGACGTCAGGATCGTCGCGGGAGAATTTCGGCTCGATCACCTCTCGATGCAGATTCCGGCGGGAACCTATGCGGTACTCATGGGGCGGACGGGACGTGGCAAGACAACGATTCTAGAAGCCATCTGCGGACTCCGAAAAGTCGCCGCCGGCCAAATCCTGATGGACGGGCAAGACATGACCGGCTGGCCCCCCGGCGATCGCGAAGTCGGCTACGTCCCTCAAGACCTAGCGTTGTTTCCAACCTTGAACGTCGCCGAACACTTATCGTTTGCGCTGCGTCTGCGAAAATGGCCAAAATCGCGGATCAATGACCGGATCGAAGAAATGGCCGACTTGTTGGGGATCGATCATTTGTTGCGGCGGCGGGTGACTCACCTGAGCGGCGGCGAATCACAACGTGTCGCGCTCGGCCGCGCCCTCTCGTTCCGCCCCTCAATCTTGCTTCTCGATGAACCTCTGAGCGCACTCGATGATGCAACACGAAAAGATATCCAATCGCTACTTGCTCGGCTAAAGAAGACAGTCACCATCCTGCATGTGACGCACAACCGAGACGAAGCCGAAGCACTCGGTGACGTGCGGTACCAGCTTCATCGAGGTGAATTGTCGACGAGACCGATCAATAGTTAG
- the moeB gene encoding molybdopterin-synthase adenylyltransferase MoeB, translating into MSFTKPLSRDEHLRYSRHTILPEIGIEGQQKLKSSSALVVGAGGLGSPVCLYLAAAGIGRIGIVDFDRVDESNLQRQVIHHSSDVGRPKVQSAAGRIAEINPFVKVQPFQERLSSKNALRIVSDYDIVIDGTDNFATRYLVNDACVMLGKPNCYGSIFRFDGQASVLCHSEGPCYRCLYPQAPDPGLIPNCAEGGVLGVLPGLVGTIQATEAIKVLLGIGEPLIGRMLLIDALDMQFRQLKVHRSPDCPVCGEHRSITELIDYDQFCGGENKRPEPQSPYDIEPTELQQRLQAKTPTLVLDVREAHEYEICNLAGTLIPLADLPDRMSELDPNARIVVHCKMGGRSAKAVKQLREAGFKNVENLRGGIMAWKEQIDPTLPNY; encoded by the coding sequence ATGTCTTTCACGAAGCCGCTTAGCAGGGATGAGCATCTGCGTTATTCCCGGCATACGATTCTTCCCGAAATTGGGATCGAAGGCCAACAGAAACTAAAATCTAGTTCTGCATTGGTTGTCGGTGCGGGAGGTTTAGGGTCACCGGTCTGCCTCTATTTGGCGGCGGCCGGGATTGGAAGGATCGGCATCGTCGATTTTGACCGAGTTGACGAGTCAAATTTGCAACGACAAGTCATCCACCATTCTTCCGATGTCGGTCGTCCCAAGGTGCAGTCGGCGGCGGGGCGGATTGCCGAGATCAATCCCTTTGTCAAAGTGCAACCGTTTCAAGAAAGGCTCTCAAGCAAGAATGCTCTTCGGATCGTGTCCGACTATGACATCGTCATCGACGGTACCGATAACTTTGCGACGCGATACCTTGTCAATGACGCTTGTGTCATGCTCGGAAAGCCGAACTGTTACGGAAGTATCTTTCGTTTTGATGGGCAGGCCTCTGTGCTTTGCCATTCCGAAGGACCGTGTTATCGCTGCCTTTATCCACAGGCCCCCGATCCTGGATTGATACCGAATTGCGCCGAAGGAGGTGTCTTGGGGGTGTTGCCCGGATTGGTGGGCACGATCCAAGCTACCGAAGCGATCAAGGTGCTACTAGGGATCGGAGAGCCGTTGATCGGCCGTATGTTATTGATCGATGCGCTCGACATGCAGTTTCGGCAATTGAAAGTTCACCGCAGCCCCGATTGTCCGGTTTGCGGTGAGCATCGTTCGATCACAGAACTGATCGATTATGACCAGTTTTGTGGTGGCGAGAATAAGCGACCAGAACCGCAAAGTCCGTACGATATCGAGCCGACCGAACTTCAACAGCGGCTTCAAGCGAAGACTCCGACTTTGGTGTTGGACGTTCGCGAAGCTCACGAATACGAAATTTGTAATCTTGCTGGGACATTGATTCCGCTCGCCGATCTTCCCGACCGAATGTCGGAACTCGATCCGAATGCAAGGATCGTCGTGCATTGCAAAATGGGTGGGCGAAGCGCCAAGGCTGTCAAACAACTGCGAGAGGCCGGATTTAAAAACGTCGAAAACCTTCGCGGCGGGATCATGGCATGGAAGGAACAGATCGATCCGACTCTGCCTAACTATTGA
- a CDS encoding MoaD/ThiS family protein, with protein sequence MNIIIPTAFRKHTSGAKEVPSTADTVGQAIEQLVVEYPALREYLYCQTGEIASFVGVFVNDQNIRDLDGDRTVVTERDEILLVPAIAGG encoded by the coding sequence ATGAACATCATCATCCCGACTGCGTTTCGAAAACATACCAGCGGTGCCAAGGAGGTACCCTCGACCGCCGACACTGTCGGCCAGGCGATCGAGCAACTGGTTGTTGAATACCCAGCTCTTCGTGAGTATCTGTATTGCCAAACGGGAGAAATCGCTTCCTTTGTTGGTGTCTTTGTCAACGATCAAAACATTCGCGACTTGGACGGTGATCGAACCGTCGTGACCGAGCGTGACGAAATCCTGCTGGTACCCGCGATTGCGGGAGGATGA
- a CDS encoding HesA/MoeB/ThiF family protein: MKEPQGLTEQERQTYQWQMWVDDFGEAGQQRLKSASVMISRVGGVGSVVAYELAAAGVGKMVLAHAGNVKPSDLNRQLLMTHDWIGKPRIESIRRRLLDLNPRLELVTVGENVSEVNAAGLASQADLIVDCAPLFPERFAMNRQAVEQGIPLVECAMYELEAQITTIVPGQTGCLACLYPEAPPSWTRQFPVFGAVSGTVACLAAMEAIKVIAGIGETLQNRLLKMDLRDMRFHSLKFSPRADCGVCGSINS; this comes from the coding sequence ATGAAGGAACCGCAGGGACTCACCGAACAAGAGCGTCAGACGTACCAATGGCAGATGTGGGTCGATGATTTTGGAGAGGCCGGCCAACAGCGTTTAAAGTCAGCGTCGGTCATGATCAGTCGTGTCGGCGGGGTGGGAAGCGTGGTGGCTTATGAGTTAGCCGCTGCCGGTGTTGGTAAGATGGTGCTGGCTCACGCCGGGAATGTCAAACCGAGTGATCTCAATCGTCAACTGTTGATGACACACGATTGGATCGGTAAGCCACGGATCGAATCAATCCGCCGTCGCCTGCTTGATCTCAATCCACGATTGGAACTGGTGACTGTCGGCGAAAATGTGAGTGAAGTGAACGCCGCCGGTTTAGCGAGCCAAGCAGATCTGATCGTTGATTGTGCGCCGTTGTTTCCCGAACGTTTTGCGATGAATCGACAAGCGGTCGAACAGGGGATTCCTCTCGTCGAGTGCGCAATGTACGAACTCGAGGCACAGATCACGACGATCGTGCCAGGGCAAACGGGCTGCTTGGCGTGCTTGTATCCCGAGGCTCCACCGAGTTGGACACGTCAGTTTCCAGTCTTTGGTGCTGTCTCGGGTACCGTCGCTTGTCTGGCGGCGATGGAGGCGATCAAGGTCATCGCGGGAATCGGCGAGACGCTGCAGAACCGCCTGCTAAAGATGGACTTGCGTGACATGCGTTTTCATTCGTTGAAATTTAGCCCACGCGCGGACTGTGGCGTCTGTGGATCGATAAACTCTTAG
- a CDS encoding lipopolysaccharide biosynthesis protein, with the protein MSRATSESVQQPRGRNTAADTFSKSVLLIACLMIAQRAIGFFRSFYVCGALSADEVGQWDLAFNFLMLAAPLTVLGIPGAFGRFLAKYETRGAQKQFLSRTLSACLIMTVLTCTSLWLFSDVVAEYFFGNPDDRSFVRLLAIGLPAVIFFNFASSWFSAKRLNRFVFRIQFIQTLFFALACVTTLRLFTVSAQWVVVSYLASCLVGVLLAFGYVITDREGETCDSQAIKDDQATFWRSLLPFAIWVWVGNALENLFSLCDRLLLVNFYPNPDVEIQYLIGQYHTACIFPLLLMSIGAMAASTGMPYLAKDWEEGRTESVGRQMNLMIKAVGLICLTGSVVVMLVAPILFGELWKDKFTLGEALLPLTLCFCSIGAVSAVSQNYVWCIEKAWITSCFVLLGLLVNFVAGYLLIGRFGINGVVGSTLVAHLVVLLSVFGICIRYGLKLDNGVILIGIALLGIAGGKASALVGFLFIAVLLLWTSMIIDAQMRRSLIEQLKLRLRLV; encoded by the coding sequence ATGAGTCGAGCCACTTCCGAATCGGTGCAGCAACCGAGAGGACGCAACACCGCAGCAGACACGTTTTCGAAAAGTGTGCTTCTGATCGCTTGCCTAATGATCGCCCAACGCGCGATCGGCTTCTTTCGTAGTTTCTACGTGTGTGGTGCCCTGTCTGCAGATGAAGTAGGGCAATGGGACCTGGCTTTCAACTTCCTAATGTTGGCCGCTCCGTTGACCGTCTTGGGAATCCCCGGTGCGTTCGGCCGGTTTCTTGCAAAGTACGAAACCCGCGGCGCGCAGAAGCAGTTCTTGTCACGAACCTTGTCCGCTTGTTTGATCATGACGGTGCTGACGTGCACGTCGCTATGGTTGTTCAGTGACGTGGTTGCGGAGTATTTTTTTGGCAACCCTGACGACCGATCGTTCGTTCGTCTGCTAGCGATTGGTCTACCCGCCGTTATCTTTTTCAATTTCGCAAGTAGTTGGTTTAGTGCCAAGCGACTGAATCGATTTGTCTTCAGAATTCAGTTTATTCAAACCCTGTTCTTCGCACTCGCTTGTGTCACGACGCTTCGGCTGTTTACAGTTTCTGCTCAATGGGTCGTTGTCTCCTACCTGGCATCCTGCTTGGTTGGCGTTCTGTTGGCATTCGGCTATGTCATCACCGACCGAGAGGGCGAGACTTGTGATTCACAGGCCATCAAGGATGACCAAGCAACCTTTTGGCGGTCGTTATTGCCGTTCGCCATTTGGGTTTGGGTGGGGAACGCGCTAGAGAATCTGTTCTCGCTCTGTGATCGATTGCTATTGGTGAACTTTTATCCGAATCCAGATGTTGAGATTCAGTACCTGATCGGCCAATACCATACCGCATGCATTTTCCCATTGTTGTTGATGTCGATCGGAGCGATGGCGGCATCAACGGGGATGCCCTACCTTGCGAAGGACTGGGAGGAAGGTCGAACCGAATCCGTTGGAAGGCAGATGAACTTGATGATCAAGGCGGTCGGATTGATTTGCCTAACCGGATCGGTGGTCGTCATGTTGGTCGCGCCGATTCTGTTTGGCGAACTTTGGAAAGACAAATTCACACTCGGTGAAGCCTTGTTGCCATTGACCTTGTGTTTCTGTTCGATCGGCGCCGTGTCTGCGGTCTCGCAGAACTACGTGTGGTGTATCGAAAAGGCATGGATCACCAGCTGCTTCGTCTTATTGGGACTACTCGTCAATTTCGTTGCCGGATATTTGTTGATCGGGCGGTTCGGTATCAATGGTGTCGTCGGTTCGACCTTGGTGGCGCATCTGGTCGTGCTGTTGAGCGTGTTTGGAATTTGTATCCGCTATGGTTTAAAGCTCGACAACGGCGTTATTCTGATCGGAATCGCATTACTTGGTATCGCCGGCGGCAAAGCATCCGCGTTGGTAGGGTTCCTCTTTATCGCGGTGTTGCTGTTATGGACGTCGATGATCATCGATGCTCAGATGCGCCGATCTTTGATCGAGCAACTCAAGCTGCGATTGCGATTGGTGTGA
- a CDS encoding GNAT family N-acetyltransferase, translated as MPLRIELIDRSELLSDDVIEAINRLAPHPFQRFEWMGSWLEAFQSTASPFLLAVYQKDEIIGIAPWCLQRRAIGGRTIAFIGSGKACTDHLTISVGAGNKQRVTYAIARWLTAPEHQSLWDSLELVGVDLKDETINQLATALNEAGLDVERESGDPCFAVPLPDSWDQYVQLRSKSGRREIRQSLRQIEDGTLKLDRIRTCEELDSHWHQFVALHQKRRDDAGTTNCFDYPGFDTFLKLAASRLLESGYLQFYLAYANDKPVCAHFAIADQDTWSFYQSGMDPDASAMRPGLSVFCHTIRESIESGRKTFDMMRGDEPYKLRWRAEEVATQVVRTYSRSGLAQIRKQVSKTGVTFKNIVKSGISLGTSRT; from the coding sequence ATGCCCCTTCGCATCGAGCTGATCGATCGCTCGGAACTACTATCGGATGACGTGATCGAAGCGATCAATCGACTCGCACCGCATCCGTTCCAGCGTTTTGAATGGATGGGAAGCTGGCTAGAGGCATTTCAATCAACGGCATCCCCGTTTCTCTTGGCCGTCTACCAAAAAGACGAGATCATCGGTATCGCTCCTTGGTGTCTGCAACGACGTGCCATCGGCGGCCGGACGATTGCGTTTATCGGATCTGGAAAAGCCTGCACGGACCATTTAACGATTTCCGTGGGTGCCGGAAATAAACAACGTGTGACCTACGCGATTGCCCGATGGTTGACGGCCCCGGAACATCAATCGCTTTGGGATTCGCTGGAATTGGTCGGCGTCGACTTAAAAGACGAAACGATCAACCAGTTAGCTACGGCGTTAAACGAAGCCGGCTTAGACGTCGAACGCGAATCCGGCGACCCTTGTTTTGCCGTTCCACTTCCCGATTCCTGGGACCAATACGTTCAGCTTCGGTCGAAAAGCGGACGTCGTGAAATCCGCCAGTCGCTTCGACAGATCGAAGACGGAACACTCAAGCTTGACCGTATCCGGACATGCGAGGAGCTAGATTCTCATTGGCACCAGTTTGTTGCCCTGCATCAGAAACGCCGCGATGATGCCGGAACGACAAACTGCTTCGACTACCCCGGCTTCGATACGTTTCTGAAATTGGCGGCATCGCGGCTGCTCGAATCCGGCTATTTGCAGTTTTACCTTGCGTACGCCAACGACAAGCCGGTCTGTGCCCATTTTGCGATTGCTGACCAGGACACGTGGTCTTTTTATCAGTCGGGAATGGATCCGGATGCCTCAGCGATGCGTCCGGGACTATCGGTGTTTTGTCACACCATACGTGAGTCGATCGAATCTGGCCGCAAGACGTTCGACATGATGCGCGGTGATGAACCATACAAATTGCGATGGCGAGCCGAAGAAGTCGCGACCCAAGTGGTCCGCACGTACAGTCGCTCCGGCTTGGCACAGATTCGCAAACAGGTTTCGAAAACCGGTGTCACCTTCAAGAACATCGTCAAATCGGGCATTAGTCTCGGAACATCAAGAACCTAA
- a CDS encoding polysaccharide deacetylase family protein, with amino-acid sequence MLDTRQIGLHAYYLGTSWWRKQSREKLRQTGQLPVCSLFYHRVADAHPNPWSISCADFERQIRWLQQEFELISLPDLQRRVSSGNNDRMAVAITFDDGYAENMEFAIPLLLDLGIPVTYFVTFGFMDGERAFPHDLKRGIPLPTNTIDDCRWMAEQGVEIGAHTRSHCDVGGIADRAMLIDEVVTATEELSEAISRPIRYFAFPYGKPENMSQAAVDLTRQMGLKGVCSAYGAYNFPGEDPYHIQRIHADPEFIRFKNWLTIDPRKTSIGRGFKFLD; translated from the coding sequence ATGTTAGACACTCGGCAAATCGGGTTACACGCTTACTACCTTGGTACGTCTTGGTGGCGCAAGCAGTCTCGTGAGAAACTCCGGCAGACAGGACAGTTGCCGGTTTGCTCGCTTTTTTATCACCGCGTCGCCGATGCGCATCCCAATCCCTGGTCAATTTCCTGTGCCGACTTCGAACGCCAAATTCGGTGGTTGCAACAGGAATTCGAGCTGATTTCGCTGCCCGATCTCCAACGGCGGGTCAGTAGCGGCAACAATGACCGCATGGCCGTTGCGATCACCTTTGATGATGGCTACGCCGAGAACATGGAATTCGCGATCCCGCTGCTCTTGGACCTGGGAATCCCCGTCACATACTTTGTCACCTTCGGCTTCATGGACGGGGAACGGGCGTTTCCACATGATCTCAAACGCGGGATCCCACTACCGACCAACACCATCGATGATTGTCGGTGGATGGCCGAGCAAGGAGTAGAAATTGGAGCCCATACGCGTTCCCATTGTGACGTCGGTGGCATCGCCGACCGGGCGATGCTCATTGACGAAGTCGTCACGGCGACCGAAGAACTGTCCGAAGCTATCTCGCGTCCGATTCGATACTTCGCGTTTCCCTACGGCAAACCGGAAAACATGAGTCAGGCGGCCGTCGATTTGACACGGCAGATGGGACTCAAAGGCGTTTGTTCGGCGTACGGGGCGTACAATTTTCCAGGCGAAGATCCCTACCATATCCAGCGAATCCATGCCGATCCCGAATTCATTCGCTTCAAGAATTGGTTGACAATCGATCCGCGAAAGACTTCGATTGGCCGTGGTTTCAAGTTTTTGGATTGA
- a CDS encoding response regulator, which translates to MKILIVDDSKAMRMIVTRTLKQTDLSDFTVIEAGSGVEALEKLESESPDLILSDWNMPEMKGIELLQKVREAGNNIRFGFITSESSVETRKQATEAGAAFLVTKPFTADSIQAALEPILT; encoded by the coding sequence ATGAAGATCTTAATCGTTGACGACAGTAAAGCGATGCGAATGATCGTCACTCGCACGCTCAAACAAACCGACCTGAGCGATTTCACCGTCATCGAAGCCGGGAGCGGTGTCGAAGCGCTTGAAAAACTTGAAAGCGAGTCTCCCGACTTGATCCTTTCCGACTGGAATATGCCGGAGATGAAAGGGATCGAACTGTTGCAGAAGGTACGTGAAGCCGGAAACAACATTCGCTTCGGATTCATTACGTCTGAAAGCTCGGTCGAAACTCGAAAGCAGGCGACCGAAGCCGGTGCCGCCTTCCTGGTTACCAAACCGTTCACCGCCGATTCGATTCAAGCCGCTCTTGAGCCAATTTTGACTTAG
- a CDS encoding chemotaxis protein CheX has protein sequence MQPSAIDPVASEQVDESTVTIEEIAQMVDDLFTAMLELDVNASPIEPPEVTDETLSATVQISGDRNAIIQVFASHDLATKIATAMFAIEANELSEEEILDALGEVVNVIGGNVKGIFDQECALSLPCVGPVPQPLPEDALTTAFELEGEPITVLFKDRT, from the coding sequence ATGCAACCGTCTGCTATCGACCCTGTAGCTAGTGAGCAGGTAGACGAATCGACCGTGACGATCGAAGAGATCGCTCAGATGGTCGACGACCTGTTCACGGCGATGCTTGAACTTGATGTCAACGCGTCGCCGATTGAGCCGCCAGAAGTCACCGACGAAACACTCTCTGCCACGGTGCAGATCAGTGGCGACCGAAACGCAATCATTCAGGTGTTCGCGTCTCACGATTTGGCTACAAAAATCGCGACTGCCATGTTCGCGATCGAAGCAAACGAGCTGTCCGAAGAAGAGATTCTTGACGCCCTCGGCGAAGTCGTGAATGTCATCGGCGGAAACGTGAAAGGGATCTTCGACCAAGAGTGTGCCTTGTCGCTGCCTTGTGTCGGACCGGTCCCGCAACCGCTACCAGAAGACGCGTTGACCACAGCCTTCGAATTGGAAGGCGAACCGATCACCGTCTTGTTCAAAGACCGAACTTAA
- a CDS encoding CheR family methyltransferase, with product MPLATADIDFLRDLVAKHSGNVIAPRQVYMLEQRLAPLAGTVGLGDVTALVAKLRATNDRSLSKQVAEAVTVNETSFFRDMHVFEALRKSVIPDLMKKNEKSKEIRLWCAACSSGQEPYSIAMVIREHFPQLANWKVSITATDLSEEMLAKSRSGSYSQLEVNRGLPVKSLVRYFERKGSHWNAKRELSDLIDYRRLNLTTAWPFLGQFDIIFIRNVLIYFDQSTKADILSRMRRSMRSDGYLFIGAAETTIGLNVPFKRTEIDATVCYRPCS from the coding sequence ATGCCTTTAGCAACCGCTGACATTGACTTCCTTCGCGATCTTGTTGCCAAACACTCCGGCAATGTGATCGCCCCAAGGCAAGTCTACATGCTCGAACAGCGTCTGGCCCCACTAGCCGGCACGGTCGGACTCGGCGACGTCACCGCTTTGGTTGCGAAGCTGCGCGCGACGAACGATCGTTCTTTGTCCAAGCAAGTTGCTGAAGCGGTCACCGTCAACGAAACAAGCTTCTTTCGGGACATGCATGTTTTTGAGGCGCTACGAAAGTCGGTGATTCCTGACTTAATGAAAAAGAACGAGAAGTCGAAAGAGATTCGGCTTTGGTGCGCCGCTTGTTCGAGCGGTCAAGAGCCGTATTCGATTGCGATGGTCATCCGCGAACACTTTCCTCAACTTGCCAATTGGAAGGTCAGTATCACGGCGACAGATCTCTCCGAGGAAATGCTCGCGAAGTCTCGATCGGGTTCCTACTCCCAGCTGGAAGTCAATCGAGGGCTGCCGGTGAAAAGCCTCGTCAGATACTTCGAACGAAAAGGATCCCATTGGAATGCCAAGCGGGAACTATCGGATCTGATCGACTATCGACGGTTAAACCTCACGACAGCTTGGCCTTTTCTCGGACAGTTCGACATCATTTTTATTCGCAACGTCCTAATCTATTTTGACCAGTCAACGAAGGCCGACATTTTGAGCCGAATGCGTCGATCGATGCGATCGGATGGCTACTTATTTATCGGTGCCGCCGAAACAACCATTGGTCTTAACGTTCCCTTTAAGAGGACAGAAATTGATGCAACCGTCTGCTATCGACCCTGTAGCTAG
- a CDS encoding protein-glutamate methylesterase/protein-glutamine glutaminase codes for MSNEIRVLLCDDSSVMRRLLKASMQSEPRLNVVFEAENGLEAVSNVTKVKPDVIIMDVEMPVMDGVDAVREIRKLSRTVPIIMFSSLTSRGAEASFDAIEAGASDFATKPIGAGHISKAMASVRRDLIPKVMQWAQPHVQPVLSKLEQVNPSSIQAAPSPAPASIPAVGSQSDSVRPLVKSAGGIAAVGVGVSTGGPQALMKLLGGLPKDFSTPILITQHMPPVFTGLLAGRLASQTGRPIREATDGESLSSGAVLIAPGDYHMTVARVQSTVVVKLDQNPPVNSCRPSVDPMFDSLADCFGNQTLGVILTGMGQDGMNGAKRLRDCGAPVIAQDEQSSVVWGMPGQIVKAGLATKVLPIDQMANEVTRIVLAEKSASTI; via the coding sequence ATGTCCAACGAAATCCGAGTTTTGCTTTGTGATGATTCATCGGTGATGCGACGATTGCTCAAAGCTTCGATGCAAAGCGAGCCTCGCTTAAACGTCGTCTTCGAGGCCGAAAACGGGCTGGAAGCGGTGTCCAACGTGACCAAGGTCAAACCCGATGTCATCATCATGGATGTCGAGATGCCGGTGATGGACGGTGTCGATGCGGTCCGCGAGATCCGAAAGTTGTCGCGAACCGTGCCGATCATCATGTTCAGTTCGTTGACCAGTCGCGGTGCCGAGGCGTCCTTTGACGCGATCGAAGCCGGGGCATCTGACTTCGCGACCAAACCGATCGGTGCGGGGCATATCTCCAAGGCAATGGCATCGGTGCGGCGTGATTTGATTCCCAAGGTAATGCAATGGGCTCAGCCCCACGTACAGCCCGTCTTGTCGAAATTGGAGCAAGTAAATCCATCTAGCATTCAAGCGGCCCCGTCGCCGGCACCGGCATCGATACCGGCGGTGGGGTCGCAATCGGACAGTGTCCGCCCGTTGGTAAAGTCCGCCGGCGGAATCGCCGCGGTCGGTGTTGGCGTTTCCACCGGGGGGCCGCAAGCATTGATGAAGTTGCTCGGTGGTTTACCGAAGGATTTTTCGACACCAATTCTGATCACGCAGCACATGCCTCCGGTATTCACGGGATTGCTCGCCGGTCGGTTGGCCAGTCAAACGGGACGACCGATTCGTGAGGCGACTGACGGAGAGTCGCTGTCATCGGGGGCGGTGTTGATCGCACCCGGCGACTACCACATGACGGTCGCTCGTGTTCAATCAACTGTCGTGGTGAAACTTGATCAGAACCCACCGGTGAATTCATGCCGGCCATCGGTCGATCCGATGTTCGATTCCCTTGCCGATTGTTTTGGAAATCAGACACTCGGGGTGATCCTGACCGGTATGGGACAAGACGGGATGAATGGGGCCAAAAGACTAAGGGACTGCGGCGCCCCGGTGATCGCTCAGGACGAGCAATCGAGTGTTGTCTGGGGGATGCCCGGACAGATTGTCAAGGCAGGCTTAGCCACAAAAGTTCTGCCGATCGATCAGATGGCGAATGAAGTCACTCGGATTGTGCTTGCCGAGAAATCGGCGAGCACAATTTGA
- a CDS encoding HDOD domain-containing protein codes for MTAKVSPNADALKQTLLDRADQLAMLPAVASEALQLANDPECRTEELANVIERDVKLATETLKISNSVIFSASTPVVSLRQAVVRLGLKQVRNLIISSSAASLMKNMPLEQEWVREIVWQHSFRTATVASHLNQKMRFGFEGEEFTAGLLHDFGRLLLAVAAPEDFAEADPMSFEEESEFLSRERQVLGIDHCQFGAWFAEYNKLPRSLVAVIELHHLPETHHPNQELIALVAAADHLASHFQRYEENNGYDVGLNRGAHALSKLGHPELLEDRDQVIDEVFGEVLSAAGTDHSDLA; via the coding sequence ATGACCGCCAAAGTTAGTCCTAACGCCGATGCGTTGAAACAGACGTTGCTGGACCGGGCGGATCAATTGGCGATGCTCCCCGCCGTCGCGAGCGAAGCATTGCAACTCGCCAACGATCCTGAGTGCCGCACCGAGGAACTTGCCAACGTCATCGAGCGTGACGTCAAGTTAGCCACCGAGACACTTAAGATCAGCAACAGTGTGATCTTTTCGGCTAGCACTCCGGTCGTCAGTCTTCGCCAGGCTGTCGTGCGGCTCGGGCTGAAGCAAGTACGAAACCTGATCATCAGTTCCAGTGCCGCAAGTTTGATGAAGAACATGCCGTTGGAACAGGAGTGGGTTCGCGAGATCGTCTGGCAGCATAGCTTTCGCACCGCAACGGTAGCGTCACACCTGAATCAAAAAATGCGTTTCGGATTCGAAGGGGAAGAGTTCACTGCCGGGTTGTTGCATGATTTCGGGCGTTTGCTGCTGGCCGTCGCCGCACCCGAAGATTTCGCCGAAGCGGACCCGATGTCATTCGAGGAAGAAAGTGAATTCCTTTCCCGCGAACGACAAGTGTTGGGGATTGATCACTGTCAGTTCGGAGCATGGTTCGCCGAATACAACAAACTTCCCCGTTCATTGGTCGCCGTGATCGAATTGCATCACCTTCCCGAGACCCACCACCCCAATCAAGAGTTGATCGCACTCGTCGCAGCCGCAGATCATCTCGCAAGTCACTTTCAACGTTATGAAGAAAACAATGGCTATGACGTCGGGCTAAACCGTGGTGCCCACGCGCTGTCTAAGCTGGGACACCCTGAGCTGCTTGAAGATCGCGACCAAGTGATCGACGAAGTCTTTGGCGAGGTACTCAGTGCAGCCGGTACCGATCACTCCGACTTGGCATAA
- a CDS encoding response regulator has protein sequence MKSLVIDDSRAMRRILRSIMLSLGFDVIEAGDGREGLEQLTSAADEVEVVLVDWNMPEMNGLEFVKAVRKIDHLADKKLVMVTTETEPAQMARALMAGVDEFVMKPFTKQILVEKLRLIGVDMNAAKA, from the coding sequence ATGAAATCTTTAGTCATTGATGATTCCCGCGCGATGAGACGCATCCTCCGTTCCATCATGTTAAGTCTTGGCTTTGACGTGATCGAAGCGGGGGACGGACGAGAGGGACTCGAACAGCTCACTTCAGCGGCAGACGAAGTCGAAGTGGTCCTGGTCGATTGGAATATGCCCGAAATGAACGGTTTGGAGTTCGTCAAGGCGGTTCGCAAGATCGACCATCTTGCCGACAAGAAGCTTGTCATGGTGACAACCGAGACAGAGCCGGCGCAAATGGCCCGTGCATTAATGGCGGGCGTCGACGAGTTTGTGATGAAGCCGTTTACCAAACAAATCCTTGTCGAAAAGCTTCGTTTAATCGGCGTCGATATGAATGCCGCCAAAGCCTAA